A DNA window from Janibacter sp. A1S7 contains the following coding sequences:
- a CDS encoding DUF456 domain-containing protein, translating into MLTLAAQTAHDPIGFGLLVAVAIFVVGVLGIVLPVLPGLLLCVSAVLLWAVDTGGTLAWATFGVALVLYLIGVSLQLLIPGRRMRRDGVGGMTLVLGVFGAIVGLFVIPLLGLPIGFVAGVFTAEYLRFRELDRAWSATKSALRGVLHSMGIELTTALAIAISWTIGILLH; encoded by the coding sequence GTGCTGACCCTGGCGGCCCAGACCGCCCACGACCCGATCGGCTTCGGCCTGCTGGTCGCTGTCGCGATCTTCGTCGTCGGGGTCCTCGGGATCGTGCTGCCGGTTCTGCCCGGGCTCCTGCTGTGCGTCAGCGCGGTCCTGCTCTGGGCCGTCGACACCGGCGGCACCCTCGCGTGGGCCACCTTCGGGGTGGCCCTCGTGCTGTACCTGATCGGGGTGAGCCTGCAGCTGCTCATCCCCGGGCGCCGGATGAGGCGGGACGGGGTCGGCGGCATGACCCTGGTCCTCGGCGTCTTCGGCGCGATCGTCGGCCTCTTCGTCATCCCCCTGCTCGGCCTGCCGATCGGCTTCGTCGCCGGGGTCTTCACGGCGGAGTACCTGCGGTTCCGCGAGCTCGACCGGGCATGGTCGGCGACGAAGTCGGCCCTGCGCGGCGTCCTGCACAGCATGGGCATCGAGCTGACGACCGCGCTGGCCATCGCGATCAGCTGGACGATCGGGATCCTGCTGCACTGA